In Sulfitobacter sp. LCG007, the sequence GCTCGACCAGTCGATCGTCCGGGTCGCGCGCGAGCTGCACGCCTCCTATCCCGCGCTGGCACAGGAATTCGAGATGGTGGCCTACGAGATGAAAGCCGGCAAGGACAAGGTCAGCGTGCTCAACGACATGAGCGAGCGCTGCGGGGTACAGGACGTGTCGTCCTTCGTCACGGTACTTGTCCAGTCGACCAGCTTCGGCACATCGATCGCCGAGGCGCTGCGGGTCTACGCAGCCGAAATGCGCGACAAGCGTGTGATGCGTGCCGAAGAGGCCGCAAACAAGTTGCCAACGAAGATGACGCTTGCGACTATGATGCTCACGGTGCCGCCGCTCCTGATCATCCTGGTCGGGCCTTCGGCGCACAACATAACCCAGCTTGGCAACATCTCGCCCTGACCGCATGACAAAACGCTTCGCGTCCGCCGCCCTCGGCGGCGCGCTCCTGGCAACCGCCCTCGCAATGGCCGCCTGCACCGAGACAGGCGGCCTTTCGGCGACCGTCGACGGAGTCTACGCGCCCGGCATCGACCCGCGCGGCGATAGCGTCGATCCGGTCGAGGTCGGACACAGGCTTGTCGGCGCGGGCCAGTACGAACTGGCCATCGATGCATTCAACCGCGCCGCGCTCGACCGCGGCGATCTCGACGCGGAAATCCTGTCGGGACTCGGGGCGGCCAATCTCGGCCTCGGTCGGCTCGGTCAGGCCGAGACCCTGCTGCGGCGCTCGACCACGGCTGACGACACCCGACCGGAGGTCTGGAACAACCTCGGCGTCGTATTGATGGAAAAGGGCGAGACCGCAGAGGCCGAACTGATCTTCCGCAAGGCCTATGCCCTCGACAACGGCCAGAGCGACGAGATCCGCGACAATCTTCGCCGCGCGCAGGAACTGGCGGCGTTCCCTGATACAGAAGCCACAGTCGACAACAATTATGAACTCATCCGGCGCGGAAACAGTGACTACGTGATCCGGTCGGAGCCATAATTCCGGCACGAGCAGAAAGAGGACGCGAAAATGCGCCACGCCATTCTCCTGACCGCCTGCGCGGCCGGCCTCGTCCTGCTTGCAGGCTGCGCGGACAAGGAAGGCGACGAAACCGTCGAGCGCGCCTTCCAGGATGTGAACGTCGTCGACGAATCCAATCTCAGCGACGTGATGCTGACCGTTGCCGATCCCGATGAGGCGGTCGACTATTTCACACGCTCGTCCAAGCAGCAGCCCGGCCGCATCGACCTGCAGCGCGGCCTCGCCGTTTCGCTGGTTCGCGCAAAGCGCTATCACGAGGCGGCGCCGGCCTGGGGCAAGGTCGTCGCCATGAAGGGCGCGACCCCAGACGACAGCATCGAATACGCCGATGCGCTGATCCGCGCGGGCGACTGGTCGAAGGCCGAGACCGTTCTGGACGCGGTGCCGCCGACGCACGAGACCTACAACCGCTACCGGCTCGAGGCGATGCTGGCGGACAACAACAAGGAATGGACCAAGTCGGACAGCTTCTACGAGATCGCGGTCGGTCTCACGACGAAACCGGCCGGGGTCATGAACAACTGGGGTTATTCCAAACTGTCGAGGGGCGAGTACCGCGATGCCGAACGCCTCTTCGGTGAGGCGATCCGGCAGGATCCGAAGCTCTTTACCGCCAAGAACAATCTCATCCTCGCCCGCGGCGCGCAGCAGAACTACCAGTTGCCCGTGATACCGATGGACCAGATCGAACGGGCGCAACTGCTTCACACCCTGGCGCTGTCGGCGATCAAGCAGGGTGACGTCGAAACCGGAAAGAGCCTGCTGCGGGACGCCATCGATACCCATCCTCAGTATTTCGAGGCGGCGGTGCGCTCGCTGAGGGCGCTCGACGGAACGTCCGGCTGAGCGGGAGATGGCGCTTACCGCCCAGTCCGCCCTGTGGTTCTTGCCCTTCGTGCTGCCGATCTGCCTCTATGTCTGTTTCACCGATCTCGCATGGATGCGTATCACCAACCGTTCGGTGATGGCGCTGGCGCTGGTCTTCGTCCTGCTGGGCCCGGTCGCCATGCCGGGTTGGGAGGAATATCTCTGGCGTCTCGTGCAGCTTCTTGTGGTTCTGGTGCTTGGCGCCGTTCTGAACGCCAGCGGCGCCCTGGGAGCGGGAGACGCGAAGTTCGCGGCGGCAGCGGCGGCCTATGTCGCACCGGGCGATCTGCGCTTGCTGCTTGCGCTCTTCGCGGCGGCCCTGCTTGCGGCCTTCGTGACCCATCGCATCGCGAAGCACAGTCCGCTCAGGGCGCTTGCGCCGCATTGGGAAAGCTGGGAGCAGGGCAAGAAGTTTCCCATGGGCCTCGCCCTCGGGGCGACGCTGGCAGCCTACCTCGCGCTCGGGACCGCCTACGGCGCCTGATCCGTTGAGCTTCGCCGCCGGAGGTTTCGCGAAGAAACATGCGGCGCGACGGTCCGAACGCTCGGGCGATGTCGCGATGACGCCTGAATATCGCCATAGTCGTGGCATATGCCGCCCTTCGTCGAGCAGGGCCGGCCCGAGCGTCGGACGCACAATCGGTAAGGGGGTGCCGATATGAATATGCAGACCAGCGCCGTCATCGCACCGCCGCCGCCGCGCCGGCTGGAGGAGATGAAGCTTCCGGTCACGATGATGCGCGACATCGTGTTGAAGACGATCTTCCGCAAGAATGCCGGCATGGTCAGCGAGCTTTCCCGCGCCATCTGCCTGCCGATCCCGGTAACTCAGGAACTGATCGACATGGCGCGCGAGCAGCGCCTGCTCGAGGCGATGGGTACGCTTAACGCCAACAATGGCAACGAGATGGGCTATCAGCTTACCGATGCGGGCAAGGCGCGCGCGCTCGATGCGCTGGCGCAATCCGAATATTACGGTGCGATGCCGGTGCCGCTGGATGTCTATGCGGAACAGGTCCGGCGCCAGTCGGTGCGAAACCTCCAGATCACCCGCGAGCGGCTCACCGCGGCGATGGGTCACCTGATCCTTCCGGACACCCTGATCGACCAGCTCGGACCCGCCGTCTCCGCCGGTCGCTCGATCCTGATGTACGGCCCGCCGGGCAACGGGAAATCCTCGATCTCGAACGGCATCCGTGACGCTCTGGGAGACAGGGTCTATGTGCCGCGGGCGATCGAATATGCCGGACAGGTGATCACGGTCTACGACCCCATCGTGCATTCCGCCGCCGACGCGCAGGTCGACGACCCGACATCCCTGCGCCGTACCCTGCGCTATGATACCCGGTACGTCTGCTGCGAGCGTCCGACCGTGATCACCGGAGGCGAGCTGTCGCTGTCGATGCTCGATCTTGTCTACAACCCCACAGCGCGGACCTATCAGGCGCCGCTTCAGCTGAAGTCCACCGGAGGGATCTTCATCGTCGACGACCTCGGCCGGCAGGCCGAGCCGCCGCAGGCTCTGGTCAACCGCTGGATCGTCCCGCTGGAGGAAGGCCGCGACATCCTCGCGCTGCAATCAGGCGAGAAGTTCGAGGTTCCTTTCGACACGCTGGTGATTTTCTCGACCAACTTCCACCCCAACGCCATCTTCGACCAGGCCGCGCTTCGCCGGATCTTCTTCAAAATCAAGATCGACGGGCCGAGCCAGGAGAATTTCCTCAAGATCTTCGCGATGGTCGCCCGCAAGCGGGGCATGCCGCTCGACGAGGCGACGCTGATCCACCTGCTGA encodes:
- a CDS encoding tetratricopeptide repeat protein — encoded protein: MRHAILLTACAAGLVLLAGCADKEGDETVERAFQDVNVVDESNLSDVMLTVADPDEAVDYFTRSSKQQPGRIDLQRGLAVSLVRAKRYHEAAPAWGKVVAMKGATPDDSIEYADALIRAGDWSKAETVLDAVPPTHETYNRYRLEAMLADNNKEWTKSDSFYEIAVGLTTKPAGVMNNWGYSKLSRGEYRDAERLFGEAIRQDPKLFTAKNNLILARGAQQNYQLPVIPMDQIERAQLLHTLALSAIKQGDVETGKSLLRDAIDTHPQYFEAAVRSLRALDGTSG
- a CDS encoding prepilin peptidase, with the protein product MALTAQSALWFLPFVLPICLYVCFTDLAWMRITNRSVMALALVFVLLGPVAMPGWEEYLWRLVQLLVVLVLGAVLNASGALGAGDAKFAAAAAAYVAPGDLRLLLALFAAALLAAFVTHRIAKHSPLRALAPHWESWEQGKKFPMGLALGATLAAYLALGTAYGA
- a CDS encoding tetratricopeptide repeat protein, with product MAACTETGGLSATVDGVYAPGIDPRGDSVDPVEVGHRLVGAGQYELAIDAFNRAALDRGDLDAEILSGLGAANLGLGRLGQAETLLRRSTTADDTRPEVWNNLGVVLMEKGETAEAELIFRKAYALDNGQSDEIRDNLRRAQELAAFPDTEATVDNNYELIRRGNSDYVIRSEP
- a CDS encoding ATPase, producing the protein MNMQTSAVIAPPPPRRLEEMKLPVTMMRDIVLKTIFRKNAGMVSELSRAICLPIPVTQELIDMAREQRLLEAMGTLNANNGNEMGYQLTDAGKARALDALAQSEYYGAMPVPLDVYAEQVRRQSVRNLQITRERLTAAMGHLILPDTLIDQLGPAVSAGRSILMYGPPGNGKSSISNGIRDALGDRVYVPRAIEYAGQVITVYDPIVHSAADAQVDDPTSLRRTLRYDTRYVCCERPTVITGGELSLSMLDLVYNPTARTYQAPLQLKSTGGIFIVDDLGRQAEPPQALVNRWIVPLEEGRDILALQSGEKFEVPFDTLVIFSTNFHPNAIFDQAALRRIFFKIKIDGPSQENFLKIFAMVARKRGMPLDEATLIHLLKVKYPTIDNVYANYQPIFLIDQMMSICDFEGIPYQMSPALIDRAWANMFVKDETIVK